From the Nitrospirota bacterium genome, the window TGCGCTGTCTGACGGCCTTTTGTGCTTTTGCAGCAGTGCCTTTCCTTTTGGAAGGAACGGATTTCCCTGTCCGGGTTTTCGCAGGAGGCGCTTTGCTTGTTCCGGCAGACGCTGTTTTCTTCTTTGCCGGAGCCTTCTTCGGGGCCGGTTTTACGGCAACGTGCTTTCTTTTTCCTGAGGGAGCAGAGGGTTTCTCTGCAGGGGGCTTGGCTGTTTTTGCCGCGGTCTTTTTTTCTTTCCTGCCGCTTTTCTGCACAGTCTTCGTTTTTGTCTTTTTGGTTGCCATTATTCTGTTTCCTTCTGCTCTTCCTGAGGTTTCTCTTCTTCCCTGAATACCTCGATAATGCTTCTGACCGTGATCCCTGCGGAAAGAAGCGCCTTCTTGATATCCGTGAGCTTTGCGTCTGTCACTTTCAGCATGAAATTGCTGTGTACCATCTCATACTTCCATTATCTCTTTTTCCTTGTTCGCAAGGACTTCGTCAACCTTCACAATAAAAGAATCCGTAATCTTCTGCACCTCATCCTGTGACTTTTTCACCACGTCCTCGCTGAGGTGTTTCTCCTTTTCCAGTTTTTTCAGTTCGTCGTTGGAATCCCTGCGGATATTTCTGATCGCGACCTTTGCTTCTTCCGCCTTTTTCTTTACTGTTTTGACGAGCTGTTTTCTCCTCTCCTCTGTGAGTGGAGGGATGTTAATCCTAATCATCTTGCCGTCGTTCATTGGGGTCAGGCCGAGGTCTGACTTCAAAATGGCTTTTTCGATTTCAGAGATGATTTTCGGGTCCCACGGGGTGATCGCCATCTGACGGCTTTCGGGGATGCTCAGACTTGCAATTTGCTGAAGTGGAGTTGGTGTCTCATAGTAGTTTACGGTAATCCCGTCGAGAAGTGCCAGGGAGGCCCTTCCGGTCCTGATAGAGGCGAAATCCTTCTTCAGAACATCTATGGTACGGCTCATGCGCTCAGTGGTCTTTCTTTTTAACTCTTCCTCCATCGTTCCCCCTTACAAGAGTTCCGATTTTTTTGCCTTCCAAAATTTTGCGTATATTGCCTTTGCCTCTCAGATTAAATACCACAATCGGGAGATTGTTGTCCATACATAGGGATATTGCGGTCGAATCCATAATGGTGAGCCCGTTTTTTAGCACCTCGATATAAGTGACCGTTGTGTACTTTTTTGCAGAGGGGTCCTTCATGGGGTCCGAGGAGTACACGCCGTCTACCTTTGTTGCCTTTAAAATTACATCTGCACCGATTTCCATAGCCCTGAGGGAAGCGGCGGTATCAGTGGTAAAGTACGGGTTCCCGGTACCGGCTGCAAAGATGACCGTTCTTCCCTTTTCGAGATGTCTCATCGCCTTGCGCCGAATATATGGCTCTGCCAGTTCCTTCATTTCAATGGCTGACTGTACCCTGGTGGGGATGGTGTATTTCTCAAGATAATTCTGGAGCGCGAGGGCATTGATGACGGTTGCAAGCATTCCCATGTAATCGGCGGATGCCCTTTCTATCCCCTTTACGCTTGCTTCTACTCCCCTGAAGATGTTCCCCCCGCCGATTACGATTGCGACCTCGACTCCCATGGAAACCGCGTCCTTTATCTCTTTTGCGATATAATCGACTGTTGCCGGGTCAACTCCGTATGCCATGTCTCCCATCATGGCTTCTCCGCTGATTTTGAGGAGTACTCTTTTGTATTTCAAGTTTCCTAACCTGCGGCTGCTTCTCCCAGCTGAAACCGGGCGAATCTTCTGATGACGATATTTTCACCGACTTTTGCAATCTTGTCAGTCACGATATCCTGTATCTTTTTCTTCTGTTCAGGGTCCTTAATGAATATCTGGTCGAGCAGGCAGACATCCGTGTAAAATTTTTCGAGTTTCCCTTCGATAATCTTTTCGACTACCTGCTGGGGCTTGTCCGCGACCTGCGCCCTGTAGATCTCCTTTTCGCGCTCTATCATGTCCTGGGGCACGTTTTCTCTCGAAAGGTACAGAGGGTTTGCCGCAGCGATATGCATGGCAACATCCTTGACAAGTTCCCTGAAGTCCTCAGTCCTTGCGACAAAATCCGTTTCGCAGTTGATCTCAACCATGGTCCCGATCTTGCCCATATGGATATATGATTCAATGAGTCCTTCCGAAGCCGTTCTTCCGGCTTTTTTCTGCGCGCTCGCAAGGCCTTTCTGCCGCAGGAGATCGATTGCCTTTTCAATATCCCCGTCACTTTCGGTAAGAGCCTTCTTGCATTCCATCATGCCGGCGCCGGTTTTCTCCCTGAGGTTTTTGACTGTTTCCGCTGAGATTGTTGTCATTCTGTCACCCCTGCTTCTTCCTGC encodes:
- the frr gene encoding ribosome recycling factor, with protein sequence MEEELKRKTTERMSRTIDVLKKDFASIRTGRASLALLDGITVNYYETPTPLQQIASLSIPESRQMAITPWDPKIISEIEKAILKSDLGLTPMNDGKMIRINIPPLTEERRKQLVKTVKKKAEEAKVAIRNIRRDSNDELKKLEKEKHLSEDVVKKSQDEVQKITDSFIVKVDEVLANKEKEIMEV
- the pyrH gene encoding UMP kinase, with amino-acid sequence MRPVSAGRSSRRLGNLKYKRVLLKISGEAMMGDMAYGVDPATVDYIAKEIKDAVSMGVEVAIVIGGGNIFRGVEASVKGIERASADYMGMLATVINALALQNYLEKYTIPTRVQSAIEMKELAEPYIRRKAMRHLEKGRTVIFAAGTGNPYFTTDTAASLRAMEIGADVILKATKVDGVYSSDPMKDPSAKKYTTVTYIEVLKNGLTIMDSTAISLCMDNNLPIVVFNLRGKGNIRKILEGKKIGTLVRGNDGGRVKKKDH
- the tsf gene encoding translation elongation factor Ts, whose protein sequence is MTTISAETVKNLREKTGAGMMECKKALTESDGDIEKAIDLLRQKGLASAQKKAGRTASEGLIESYIHMGKIGTMVEINCETDFVARTEDFRELVKDVAMHIAAANPLYLSRENVPQDMIEREKEIYRAQVADKPQQVVEKIIEGKLEKFYTDVCLLDQIFIKDPEQKKKIQDIVTDKIAKVGENIVIRRFARFQLGEAAAG